The Streptomyces sp. NBC_00236 DNA window CGGCCGAAGCGCTCCTGGTCCACGGCCACCTGGACGTCGTGCCGGCCGAGGCCGACGACTGGACCGTGCACCCCTTCTCCGGCGAGGTGCGCGACGGAGTCGTCTGGGGCCGCGGCGCCATCGACATGAAGAACATGGACGCGATGGTCCTCGCCGTCGTCCGCTACTGGGCCAGGGCCGGCATCCGCCCACGCCGCGACATCGTGATCGCGTACACCGCGGACGAGGAGGCCAGCGCCGACGACGGCTCGGGCTTCCTCGCCGATCAGCACGCCGCACTCTTCGAAGGGTGCACGGAAGGCATCAGCGAGTCGGGCGCCTTCACCTTCCACGCCGGGCCGAACATGCCGCTCTACCCCATCGCCGCGGGCGAACGCGGCACCGGCTGGCTCAAGCTCACCGCCCACGGCAAGGCGGGGCACGGTTCCAAGGTCAACCGCGCGAACGCGGTCAGCACGCTCGCCGCGGCCGTCGCCCGGATCGGCGACCACGAATGGCCGGTGCGTCTGACCCCCACGGTCCGCGCCGCGATCACCGAGATCGCCGCCCTGCACGGCATCCAACCCGACCTCGATGCCCCCGGCTTCGACGTGGACGAACTCCTCGGCAAGATCGGACCGGCCGCCGACCTCGTCGCTCCGACCGTCCGCAACAGCTCCAACCCGACGATGCTGGACGCCGGTTACAAGGTCAACGTCATCCCCGGCCACGCCACCGCCTACATCGACGGCAGGATGGTCCCCGGCGGCGAGGACGAGTTCCGCACCACCCTGGACCGGCTGACCGGCCCCTCGGTCGACTGGGAGTTCCACCACCGCGAGGTGCCACTCCAGGCACCGGTCGACTCGCCCACGTTCGCCAAGCTCCGCGCCGCCGTCGAACGGTTCGACCCCGACGGCCACGTCGTGCCGTACTGCATGTCCGGCGGCACCGACGCCAAGCAGTTCTCCCGGCTCGGCATCACCGGCTACGGCTTCTCGCCGCTGAAGCTGCCCGTCGGCTTCGACTACCAGGCCCTCTTCCACGGCGTGGACGAACGCGTCCCCGTCGAGGCGCTGCACTTCGGCGTCCGGGTCCTGGACCACTACCTGCGTACCGCCTGAACCACTCGGGGGAACCGATCATGAAATCCACTGAGGCCTACGGAAGCTGGCCGTCACCGATCGACGCCGCGCTGGCCGCTTCCCGCGACGGCCGGCCCGAGTACGTCGGAGCGGTCGGCGACGAGCTGTGGTGGACGGAGCCGCGCCCGGCCGAGGCCGGCCGGCGTGCCCTGGTCCGCCGCTCGGCCGACGGCACCACCACGGAGCTGCCCGCGCCGTGGAACGCCCGCAGCCGCGTCATCGAGTACGGCGGACTGCCGTGGGCCGGCACCGTACGCGCCGAGGGCGGCCCGCTGATCGTCTTCGTCCACTTCGACGACCAGCGGCTGTACGCCTACGCCCCCGACGGCCCCCGCGAGCCATGGCCGCTGACGCCCGTCTCCGCGACCGGCGGCGGACTGCGCTGGGCCGACCCGCGGCCGCACCCGGACCGCGGACCGGCCGGCGAGGTCTGGTGCGTCCTGGAGGAGTTCACCGGCGAGGGCCCCACCGAACTGCGCCGGGTGATCGCCGCCGTGCCACTGGACGGATCGGCGGCCGGCGACCGGTCCGCGGTACGTGAACTCTCCGACGACGGGCACCGGTTCGTCACGGGCGCCGAGGTCTCGCCCGACGGGCGGCGTGCGGCCTGGATCGCCTGGGACCACCCGCGGATGCCGTGGGACGGCACCGAGGTGATGCTCGCCGACATCGGCGAGGACGGCACCTTCCACGACGCCCGGCGTTTCGTGGGCGGTCCGGAGGAATCCGTACCGCAGGTCCGCTGGGCCTCGGACGGACAACTGCTGTTCGCCAGTGACCGCAGCGGGTGGTGGAATCTCTACCGCGCCGACCCGGACCGCGGCACCGTGGACGAACTCGGCGTCCGCGAGGAGGAGTTCGCGGGTCCGTTGTGGAAGATCGGGCTCAACTGGTTCTGCCCGCTGGACAACGGGCTCATCGCCGCACTCCACGGCAGGGGATCCACCACCCTCGGCATCCTCGACCCGGAGACGGGCGAGATCGTCGACATCGCCGGACCCTGGACCGAATGGGCCGAGACCCTCGCCGTGCAGGGCAGCCGTGTCATCGGCATCGCGGCGAGCCCGCGCAGCGCCTACGAGATCGTGGAACTGGACACCGCGACCGGGCACACCCGGATCATCGGCGCACCGCACGAGGACGCGGTCGACCCGTCGTACTACCCGGAGCCCGCCGTCCGCACCTTCACCGGGCCCGACGGCCGGGAGATCCACGCCCAGGTGTACCCGCCGCACAGCCCCGACCGGACCGGACCGGACGACGAGCTGCCGCCCTTCGTGGTGTGGGCCCACGGCGGCCCGACCGGCCATGCCCCGCTCGTACTCGACCTGGAGATCGCCTACTTCACCTCGCGCGGCATCGGCGTCGCCGAGGTCAACTACGGCGGTTCCACCGGCTACGGCCGGTCCTACCGCAACCGGCTGCGCGGACAGTGGGGCGTCGTCGACGTCGAGGACTGCGCCGCGGTCGCCGGGGCGCTGGCCGCCGAGGGCGCCGCCGATCCGCTCAGGCTCGCCGTCCGCGGCGGAAGCGCCGGCGGCTGGACCTCCGCCGCCTCGCTGACCGGGACGGATGTCTACGCCTGCGGCACGATCATCTACCCCATCCTGGACCTGACCGGCTGGGGCACCGACGAGACCCACGACTTCGAGTCGCAGTACCTGGAGTCGCTGGTCGGCCCGCTCGCCGAGGTCCCCGACCGCTACCGCGACAGGTCCCCGATCAACCGCACCGACGGGCTCACCACCCCCTTCCTGATCCTCCAGGGGGAGGACGACCCGATCTGTCCGCCCGTGCAGTGCGAGCGGTTCCTGGCCGAGGTCGAGGGGCGCGGCATCCCGCACGCCTATCTCACCTACCCGGGCGAGGGGCACGGATTCCGGCGCGCGGAGACCATGATCAGCGCGTTGGAGGCGGAACTCTCCCTGTACGCCCAGACGTTCGGCATCGACCGTACCGATGTTCCGCTGCTGGAGCTGAAGAAGTGACCGCCGAGGGCAGCATGGGCCTGGCGCCTCTGACCCGTCCCGCCCGGCTGCGCGCGGGCGCCCGGGTCGCCGTGGTGTCCCCGAGCGGACCGGTGCCCGCCGAGCGGCTGGAGGCGGGCCTCGACCTCCTGCGCGGCTGGGGGCTCGATCCGTTCGTGATGCCGCATGTGCTCGATGTGCACCGTGCGTTGGAGTACCTCGCCGGCGCCGACGAGGCGCGGGCCCGGGACCTCCAGGACGCCTGGTGCGATCCGTCGGTCGACGCGGTGATCTGCGCTCGCGGCGGGTACGGAGCGCACCGCATGGTGGATCTGGTGGACTGGGCGGCGATGCGGGCCGCCGGACCCAAGGTGTTCGTCGGCTACAGCGACATCACGGTGCTCCACGAGGCGTTCGCCCTGCGGGCCGGGCTCGCCACGCTGCACGGCCCGATGGTGGGCACCGAGACCTTCCTGAAGGACCCGCGGACCCAGGACTCGCTGCGGTCCACCCTCTTCGAGCCCGAGACGGTCATGACGCTGGGGCTCGACGACGCGACAGCCCTGGTGCCGGGGCGGGCCCGGGGCGTCACGTACGGCGGCTGTGTCAGTCTGCTCGCTGCCGACCTCGGCACCCCGCACGGGCGTACCTCGGCCCGCGGCGGGCTGCTGGTCATCGAGGACACCACCGAGGACCCGTACGGCATCGACCGCATCCTCACCCAGCTGCTGCGGGCCGGGGCGCTCGACGGCGTGGCCGGGGTGGTCTGCGGTTCCTGGGCGGGCTGCGGACCGTACGAGCGGGTCCGCGCGGTGCTCGCCGACCGGCTCGGTCCGCTGGGTGTGCCCGTCGTCGAGGAGCTCGGATTCGGGCACGGCCCCACCGGGCTGACGATTCCGCTCGGCGTGCCCGCCGTGCTGGACGCGCCGGCGGACGGCGGCCGGGCCACTCTCACGGTCGAGGTGCCTGCGCTGGCCTGAGCGTACGGAATACCGCGAAGGCCCCGGCGTGCGCCGGGGCCTTCGTCATGTCCGCGTTCCGCCGCGGCGGCGTGAACGGGGCCGGGATGCGAAGAAGCTGAGCAACCTTCAGGAAACGACGTCGTGGCCGTTGACACGGCTATGACCCGTGTCACAGCATGAGCGCGGCCCAATACTTACCGGTCGGTAAGGTGTCCTCGGTGTGGAGGTCCTCGTGTCGCGTGCTGTCCCCGGTTCCCGCTTCCGGTCCCGGTCGAAGTCGTCGAAGTCGCTGTCCCGCAAACCGCTCGCCCTCGTCGCAGGGGCCGTGCTCGCCGCACCCCTCGCGCTCGCCGGCACCGCACAGGCCGACACGGCCGCCGCGTCCGCGTACACCGTCACCCCGCTGAGGTTCACCGTCTCCGCGGGCGACCGCTCCTGCACCGTGGACGCCGACCTCTACCGCCCCGCCGGAGCCGACGCCCTGCACCCGGTGCCCGCCGTCCTCGCCACCAACGGCTTCGGCGGCAGCAAGTCGGACGGCTCGACCGACGGCATCGGCAAGGCGTTCGCCTCGCGCGGCTACGCCGGGCTCGTCTACTCCGGCCTGGGCTTCGGCAAGTCCGGCTGCCTCATCACGCTCGACGACCCGGAGAAGGACGGCAGGGCGGCGGCCGCCCTCGTCGACTTCCTCGGCGGGACGCGCGCCGCCGACGACGGCACCAAGGCCGACTTCGTCACCCAGGACGGCCCCGGAGACCCCACGGTCGGCATGATCGGCGGCTCGTACGGCGGAGCCATCCAGATGGCCACCGCGGCCGTCGACCCCCGCGTCGACGCCCTCGTTCCGCTCATCACCTGGAACGACCTCGGCTACGCGCTCGCCCCCAACAACGCCGGCGCGGCCCGAGGCGTCTCCTCGGACACCGCCGGCGTCTTCAAGTGGCAGTGGACCAACGGCTTCTACCTGATGGGGGAGGGGCAGACGATCCTCGCGCCCAGCCTCGACCCGTCCCGCTTCGGCAGCCTGAACTGCCTCCACTTCGCCGCGCAGGCCTGCGACACCATCCGGCTGCTCAACTCCGGCCGCTACCCGGACGACAGGACCGCGGCCATGCTCGCCTACGCGCGCAGCGTCTCGCCGGTCTCCTACCTGAACCGCGTCAAGGCGCCCACCCTCCTGATCCAGGGTCAGGCCGACAGCCTGTTCAACCTGAACGAGGCCACCGCCACGTACCGGACGCTCAAGGCGCAGGGCACCACGGCCAAGATGATCTGGCAGGCCTGGGGGCACAGCGGCGGTCAGGTGGAGGGCGAACTCGACCTGGGACAGGGCAATCTGGAGGACAGCTACGTCGGCGGACGCATCCTCGCCTGGTTCGACCGCTACCTCCGCCACGAGACGGCGAAGGACACCGGACCCGAGTTCGCCTACTACCGCGACTGGCAGAGCGGCTACGGCACCGCGGACGCCGTCCCCGGCCTGACGCGCACGATGTATCTCTCCGGCGACGGCAAGCTCGTCGACAACCGCTCCAAGGTCGCACGCGGCAGCCGCCAGTACACCAACTGGCTGATCCCCACCAGCCACTCGGAGAGCTCGCTCGCCGGTCTCATCGGGCTGCCCGACCCGAAGCCGTACGACACCAAGGGCACCTACCTCGGCTGGACCAGCGCCCCGCTCGCCTCGGCGGTCGATGTCGTCGGAGCGCCGAAGGCCACGCTGAAGGTCGTCTCGCCGAAGACGGAGCGGGTCCAGAACAGCGGTGACGCCGCCGACAGGCTCGTCCTGTTCGCCAAGGTGTACGACGTCGCGCCGGACGGCAGCAGGACGCTGGTGAACCGGCTCGTCTCGCCGGTCCGGGTGCCGGACGTGACCCGTCCCTTCACCGTCCAGCTGCCCGGCATCGTGCACCGGTACGAGGCGGGACACCGGCTGGAATTCGCGATCGCCGCCAGCGACAGCGCGTACTTCGGCAACCGCGGCATCAAGCCCGTCACGGTCGTCAGCGCGCCCGGGGACACCGGAGTGCTGCAGCTGCCCGTGGTGGGCGGCACGGGGAAGTAACGCGGTAGCACCGGTCACGGCCGTCACCCGAATGGCCGTACAACGCCGCCCCCGGGCACCCGGACGGAGCCATCCTGGTGCTCCGGGGGCGGTGGCGCATCAGACCCAGGGAAGGGGCTGCTTCATGAGCCCGAAGGATGTGTCGAGCAGTGGCAAGGGCAGTTCGGGTGCGTTCACGCCGGCCCGCATCCTGGTCCTCGTCATTGCGGTCCTGTCGATCGTGTTCATCGCCGAGAACACCAAGGACGTCGAGGTCCGCCTCATCGTCCCGCTCGTGACCGCACCGCTCTACGTGTGGCTGATCGTGATGTTCCTGGCCGGAATGGCCTGCGGGGCGTACGTCTTCCGCAGGCGCAACAAGTAGCGCCGCCCTCCGCCGCCCGGCCCGACCGCCGGGCCGGGCGGGGACGATCTAGGCTGGCCCGATGTCCGACACCACCTACCTGGCCCAGGGGCCGCGCACGGCGATCCGCCCCTTCACCCACGCCGATGCGGACGAGTTCACCTTCCGGGCCCGGGAGAGCCGCGAACTGCACCACCCCTGGCTGTTCCCGCCCGCCTCCGCCGACGCGTACGCCGCCTACGCGGGGGTGCTCATCGAGGACCCGGCAAGGGCCGGGTTCCTGGTGTGCGAGCGCACCGGTACGGCCGGGAGCGCGGACGACGGCGCGATCGCCGGGTTCATCAACATCAACAACATCGTCCTGGGCGGCTTCC harbors:
- a CDS encoding M20/M25/M40 family metallo-hydrolase encodes the protein MAEASTTQDGVDELALDESVTFTSELIRIDTTNRGGGDCRERPAAEYVAERLAAAGLEPAMLERTPGRTNVVARIPGTDPSAEALLVHGHLDVVPAEADDWTVHPFSGEVRDGVVWGRGAIDMKNMDAMVLAVVRYWARAGIRPRRDIVIAYTADEEASADDGSGFLADQHAALFEGCTEGISESGAFTFHAGPNMPLYPIAAGERGTGWLKLTAHGKAGHGSKVNRANAVSTLAAAVARIGDHEWPVRLTPTVRAAITEIAALHGIQPDLDAPGFDVDELLGKIGPAADLVAPTVRNSSNPTMLDAGYKVNVIPGHATAYIDGRMVPGGEDEFRTTLDRLTGPSVDWEFHHREVPLQAPVDSPTFAKLRAAVERFDPDGHVVPYCMSGGTDAKQFSRLGITGYGFSPLKLPVGFDYQALFHGVDERVPVEALHFGVRVLDHYLRTA
- a CDS encoding S9 family peptidase; this encodes MKSTEAYGSWPSPIDAALAASRDGRPEYVGAVGDELWWTEPRPAEAGRRALVRRSADGTTTELPAPWNARSRVIEYGGLPWAGTVRAEGGPLIVFVHFDDQRLYAYAPDGPREPWPLTPVSATGGGLRWADPRPHPDRGPAGEVWCVLEEFTGEGPTELRRVIAAVPLDGSAAGDRSAVRELSDDGHRFVTGAEVSPDGRRAAWIAWDHPRMPWDGTEVMLADIGEDGTFHDARRFVGGPEESVPQVRWASDGQLLFASDRSGWWNLYRADPDRGTVDELGVREEEFAGPLWKIGLNWFCPLDNGLIAALHGRGSTTLGILDPETGEIVDIAGPWTEWAETLAVQGSRVIGIAASPRSAYEIVELDTATGHTRIIGAPHEDAVDPSYYPEPAVRTFTGPDGREIHAQVYPPHSPDRTGPDDELPPFVVWAHGGPTGHAPLVLDLEIAYFTSRGIGVAEVNYGGSTGYGRSYRNRLRGQWGVVDVEDCAAVAGALAAEGAADPLRLAVRGGSAGGWTSAASLTGTDVYACGTIIYPILDLTGWGTDETHDFESQYLESLVGPLAEVPDRYRDRSPINRTDGLTTPFLILQGEDDPICPPVQCERFLAEVEGRGIPHAYLTYPGEGHGFRRAETMISALEAELSLYAQTFGIDRTDVPLLELKK
- a CDS encoding S66 peptidase family protein; protein product: MGLAPLTRPARLRAGARVAVVSPSGPVPAERLEAGLDLLRGWGLDPFVMPHVLDVHRALEYLAGADEARARDLQDAWCDPSVDAVICARGGYGAHRMVDLVDWAAMRAAGPKVFVGYSDITVLHEAFALRAGLATLHGPMVGTETFLKDPRTQDSLRSTLFEPETVMTLGLDDATALVPGRARGVTYGGCVSLLAADLGTPHGRTSARGGLLVIEDTTEDPYGIDRILTQLLRAGALDGVAGVVCGSWAGCGPYERVRAVLADRLGPLGVPVVEELGFGHGPTGLTIPLGVPAVLDAPADGGRATLTVEVPALA
- a CDS encoding CocE/NonD family hydrolase — protein: MSRKPLALVAGAVLAAPLALAGTAQADTAAASAYTVTPLRFTVSAGDRSCTVDADLYRPAGADALHPVPAVLATNGFGGSKSDGSTDGIGKAFASRGYAGLVYSGLGFGKSGCLITLDDPEKDGRAAAALVDFLGGTRAADDGTKADFVTQDGPGDPTVGMIGGSYGGAIQMATAAVDPRVDALVPLITWNDLGYALAPNNAGAARGVSSDTAGVFKWQWTNGFYLMGEGQTILAPSLDPSRFGSLNCLHFAAQACDTIRLLNSGRYPDDRTAAMLAYARSVSPVSYLNRVKAPTLLIQGQADSLFNLNEATATYRTLKAQGTTAKMIWQAWGHSGGQVEGELDLGQGNLEDSYVGGRILAWFDRYLRHETAKDTGPEFAYYRDWQSGYGTADAVPGLTRTMYLSGDGKLVDNRSKVARGSRQYTNWLIPTSHSESSLAGLIGLPDPKPYDTKGTYLGWTSAPLASAVDVVGAPKATLKVVSPKTERVQNSGDAADRLVLFAKVYDVAPDGSRTLVNRLVSPVRVPDVTRPFTVQLPGIVHRYEAGHRLEFAIAASDSAYFGNRGIKPVTVVSAPGDTGVLQLPVVGGTGK
- a CDS encoding DUF1049 domain-containing protein yields the protein MSPKDVSSSGKGSSGAFTPARILVLVIAVLSIVFIAENTKDVEVRLIVPLVTAPLYVWLIVMFLAGMACGAYVFRRRNK
- a CDS encoding GNAT family N-acetyltransferase codes for the protein MSDTTYLAQGPRTAIRPFTHADADEFTFRARESRELHHPWLFPPASADAYAAYAGVLIEDPARAGFLVCERTGTAGSADDGAIAGFININNIVLGGFRCGALGYGGFAHAAGRGLMSEGLGLVLGHAFGPLGLHRLEANIQPGNAGSIALVRRAGFRLEGFSPDFLFIDGAWRDHERWAITAEMR